One region of Thunnus albacares chromosome 20, fThuAlb1.1, whole genome shotgun sequence genomic DNA includes:
- the tecpr1a gene encoding tectonin beta-propeller repeat-containing protein 1: protein MPVSLLWAVDVYGRVYNLSTAGQQWELCRDTQMEFKRATAAQQCCWGIACDNKIYLNVHASDLPVRYQEETYENQRWNPVDGFSERLLPSDRWQWSDVTGLQHQPLNGFQLPSSSWEWEGDWYVDENFEGDPTEKGGWTYAIDFPATYTKDKKWNSCVRRRRWLRYRRYKAMDTWAKIPSQQTALPDPFSDISCGGWEISDEPRGRLSLWAVSLQGKVWFREGIYHHNPEGSLWEEVSLPGEVVQISCGPGDLIWAVLWEGQFIVREGISRDCPQGTSWAVVDSPSPDVGATHVAVGVNVVWAVTKDNKVWFRRGVNSHNPCGSGWISMVGEMIMINVGLNDQVWGISCEDRAVYFRQGVTSSELSGKTWKAISVPRDGDRSHSSASVNSLQSAGCYFCGEVRGQSVVSDVESDAEKGSADEASCLATSVAPESVADAPTDPSSQPTDTPKPRIPKVTSDSFISELVSDREPGKTTRAVGSASPAVLEEEAIPGEEEVKAPCADVVLSPSQSGGPLDPQWSNVDLEEAQSQQAQTAAVLDSADTCSLSSVATYTLAMEDPYGADEHPLWAWVSGGGCSVDSHSQLNWFNCSMNASMLAQSMSLSVTPAQTAAWRRQIFEQLSERTKREMDNFRHYEQAIEQSVWVKKGTMQWWRDWKPHKWVDVHFALEQFSGPEGNKDGILFIYYNFYEEKKYLHAFINEVTILVPVLNDSKHTFAIYTPERTKQRWPIRLAAATELEMHDWLALLSVSCCDSRGIQGPPSKQAIWSITCKGDIFVSEPSPNLEAIPYPTPCNQMFWRQVGGHLRTVECNSVGIVWGIGYDHTAWVYTGGYGGGFFQGLASSTDNIYTQTDVKSVYIYENQRWNPVTGYTNRGLPTDRYMWSDASGLHECTKTNTKPPSPQWTWVSDWAVDYSVSGGTDREGWQYAADFPASYHGYKTMKDFVRRRRWARKCKLATTGPWQEIPPIPLSDVTILPCAAQSSVDVVPLWGISNKGDVLCRLGVTALTPAGSSWLHVGTDQPFKSISIGAASQVWAIARDGSAFYRGSVSPQTPAGDCWYHIPSPTKQKLKQVSVGRTSVYTVDENGNLWYRQGLTPSYPQGSSWEHISNNVRKVSVGPLDQVWIIADKVQGSHGLSCGTVCHRLGVQPMEPKGQSWDYGIGGGWDHVTVRGNSMEPPRVRLPSLTDPSASAPRSPLPIRNTEVNGNAVGC from the exons ATGCCCGTCTCCCTGCTGTGGGCCGTGGATGTGTACGGGCGGGTCTACAACCTGTCGACGGCGGGGCAGCAGTGGGAGCTATGCCGCGACACCCAGATGGAGTTCAAGCGGGCGACGGCGGCTCAGCAGTGCTGCTGGGGCATCGCCTGCGACAACAAGATCTACCTGAACGTCCACGCTTCCGACCTGCCCGTCCGCTACCAGGAGGAGACCTATGAGAATCAA AGATGGAATCCTGTGGATGGTTTCTCGGAGCGTTTGTTGCCAAGCGACCGCTGGCAGTGGAGTGATGTCACGGGTCTGCAACATCAACCTCTGAACGGCTTCCAGCTTCCCTCCAGCAGCTGGGAGTGGGAGGGCGACTGGTACGTGGACGAAAACTTTGAGGGAGATCCCACAGAGAAAGGG GGATGGACCTATGCCATTGACTTCCCGGCCACTTACaccaaagacaaaaagtggAACTCCTGTGTCCGTCGCAGGCGATGGCTCCGCTACAGGAGGTACAAAGCCATGGACACTTGGGCGAAG ATCCCCTCGCAGCAGACGGCTCTACCAGATCCCTTCAGCGACATCAGCTGCGGAGGGTGGGAGATCAGTGACGAGCCCAGGGGCAGGCTGTCGCTGTGGGCTGTATCCCTGCAAGGCAAG GTGTGGTTCAGAGAGGGCATCTACCACCACAATCCAGAGGGCTCTTTGTGGGAGGAGGTGTCTCTCCCCGGGGAGGTGGTCCAGATAAGCTGTGGCCCGGGGGACCTGATCTGGGCGGTGCTGTGGGAGGGCCAGTTCATTGTCAGGGAGGGCATCAGCCGAGACTGTCCCCAAG gtacatCCTGGGCGGTGGTGGACTCTCCCAGTCCTGATGTAGGAGCTACACATGTAGCTGTGGGAGTCAACGTTGTTTGGGCTGTGACCAAGGACAACAAA GTGTGGTTCAGGCGTGGTGTGAACTCCCACAACCCCTGCGGCTCCGGCTGGATCAGCATGGTTGGAGAAATGATCATGATCAACGTAGGACTCAACGACCAG GTGTGGGGCATCAGTTGTGAGGACCGGGCGGTGTACTTCCGACAGGGTGTTACCTCCAGTGAACTGAGTGGGAAAACCTGGAAGGCCATCAGCGTTCCCAGAGACGGAGACAGATCCCATTCCAGTGCCAGCGTCAACAGCCTGCAGAG CGCTGGATGTTACTTCTGTGGTGAGGTGCGTGGTCAGTCTGTAGTGAGTGATGTGGAGTCAGACGCAGAGAAAGGATCTGCAGACGAAGCCAGCTGCTTAGCCACCTCCGTCGCCCCAGAGTCAGTGGCGGATGCCCCCACAGACCCCTCCAGCCAACCGACTGACACCCCCAAACCCCGCATCCCCAAGGTCACCAGCGACAGCTTCATCTCTGAGCTCGTCTCTGACCGTGAACCAGGAAAGACCACGAGAGCGGTGGGATCAGCCTCTCCTGCTGTCCTGGAGGAGGAGGCCATCCCCGGAGAAGAAGAGGTCAAAGCTCCGTGTGCTGATGTCGTTCTTTCCCCGAGCCAGTCTGGAGGGCCTCTTGACCCCCAGTGGAGTAATGTGGACCTGGAGGAGGCGCAGAGCCAGCAGGCCCAGACTGCAGCAGTGTTGGACTCTGCCGATACCTGCAGCTTGTCATCGGTAGCCACATACACCCTCGCTATGGAGGACCCATATGGGGCAGATGAGCACCCTCTGTGGGCGTGGGTCAGTGGAGGAGGCTGCTCTGTGGACAGCCACTCCCAACTCAACTGGTTCAACTGCTCTATGAATGCTTCAA TGTTGGCCCAGTCCatgagtctgtctgtcaccCCAGCCCAGACAGCAGCCTGGCGGAGACAAATCTTTGAGCAACTCAGTGAGAGAACCAAGAGAGAGATGGATAATTTCAGACATTATGAACAAGCCATAGAACAG TCCGTGTGGGTGAAGAAGGGAACCATGCAGTGGTGGAGAGACTGGAAGCCTCACAAATGGGTAGACGTTCACTTTGCCCTGGAGCAGTTCTCAGGACCGGAGGGCAACAAGGACGGCAtccttttcatttattacaacttttatgaagagaaaaag TACCTGCATGCCTTCATCAATGAGGTGACCATCCTGGTTCCTGTGCTAAATGATTCCAAACACACTTTTGCCATCTACACACCTGAGCGGACCAAACAGAGGTGGCCAATACGGTTGGCAGCAGCCACAGAGCTCGAGATGCATGATTGG CTGGCGTTGCTGAGTGTGTCATGCTGTGACTCCAGGGGAATCCAGGGTCCTCCCTCCAAACAGGCCATCTGGTCCATCACCTGCAAAGGGGACATCTTCGTCAGCGAGCCCTCTCCTAACCTGGAAGCCATACCCTACCCTACACCCTGCAACCAGAT GTTCTGGCGGCAGGTTGGAGGTCACCTGCGTACAGTGGAGTGTAACAGCGTTGGGATAGTGTGGGGGATTGGTTACGACCACACCGCCTGGGTCTACACCGGGGGCTATGGAGGTGGCTTCTTCCAGGGACTGGCCAGCAGCACCGataacatttacacacagaccGACGTCAAGAGCGTCTACATCTATGAGAACCAGAGGTGGAACCCTGTCACCGGCTACACCAACAG aGGTCTACCTACAGACCGCTACATGTGGAGTGATGCATCAGGACTACATGagtgcacaaaaacaaataccaaACCTCCGTCCCCTCAGTGGACATGG gTGTCTGATTGGGCAGTTGACTACAGTGTTTCtggagggacagacagagaaggCTGGCAATACGCAGCTGATTTTCCAGC GTCATATCACGGCTATAAAACGATGAAGGACTTTGTGCGTCGCAGGCGATGGGCCAG GAAGTGTAAGTTGGCTACCACGGGACCCTGGCAAGAAATCCCACCCATCCCACTGAGTGACGTGACCATCCTGCCATGTGCGGCTCAGAGCAGCGTGGATGTGGTTCCTCTGTGGGGGATCAGCAACAAGGGAGACGTGCTCTGCCGGCTGGGAGTCACTGCACTGACACCTGCT GGATCCTCATGGCTTCACGTGGGAACTGACCAGCCTTTCAAGTCCATCTCCATCGGGGCAGCCAGCCAGGTTTGGGCCATTGCCAGGGACGGTTCAGCCTTCTACAGGGGATCCGTGTCTCCGCAGACCCCTGCAG GAGACTGTTGGTACCACATCCCCTCCCCAACCAAACAGAAGCTCAAGCAGGTGTCCGTGGGGAGGACATCAGTCTACACTGTAGATGAAAATG GTAACTTGTGGTACCGGCAGGGTTTGACCCCCAGCTACCCTCAGGGCTCCTCCTGGGAGCACATCTCGAATAATGTGCGCAAAGTCTCTGTAGGGCCTCTGGACCAG GTGTGGATCATAGCAGACAAGGTGCAGGGCAGCCACGGCCTGAGCTGTGGGACAGTGTGCCATCGACTCGGAGTCCAACCCATGGAGCCTAAAGGACAGTCGTGGGACTACGGCATTGGG gGTGGATGGGACCATGTCACAGTCAGAGGGAACTCCATGGAGCCGCCCCGTGTCCGTCTTCCTTCCCTAACAGACCCATCTGCCTCGGCCCCTAGGAGCCCCCTCCCTATCAGGAACACAGAGGTCAATGGAAATGCTGTGGGATGTTAg
- the baiap2l1a gene encoding brain-specific angiogenesis inhibitor 1-associated protein 2-like protein 1a isoform X1 yields MSRTPDGVSKLTESTYKNVMEQFNPGLRNLVNLGKSYEKSVTAMTLAGKVYFDAVSKIGENATVSPVSRELGVVLMEIAEAQRKVHNELEENFKRFHREVIIELEKKTEMDVKYMNATFKRYQSEHKLKQDSLERSQTDLKKLRRKSQGKHSSKYEIKENEYMETISSRQMDMQKFIADGCREALLEEKRRFCFLADKHCMFSYQISNFHEKAKEMLAVKLPSWQEKCSDITKVPDTVETMIDGLSTTPEQSPLVERYNRNNMDSAVPPPAPPIKAQISPLANMFNQEPRSSLTSSSDKNSDQGSLGEGSLSRSPSLSSGLNMARKPRVRTIFPHTAGNNDTLLSFDDGVIIALLISEEKDGWLYGELEKTRQRGWFPSSYCRPYTEPVISNSSNMGTPVRSLSVASLPEQDEEGPVLLPPPDYSDELPSRPAVTSTPSPQHTQVSLVNGTAKAPFLGGGNPFATVKLRPTVTNDRSAPNI; encoded by the exons ATGTCTCGCACTCCAGATGGTGTGAGCAAGCTCACTGAAAGTACATACAAG AATGTGATGGAGCAGTTCAACCCAGGCTTGAGGAACCTGGTCAACCTCGGGAAGAGCTATGAGAAGTCAGTCACAG CGATGACCCTTGCTGGAAAGGTCTATTTCGATGCCGTCTCAAAGATAGGAGAGAACGCTACCGTGTCTCCAGTCTCCAGGGAGCTTG GTGTGGTCCTGATGGAGATAGCAGAGGCCCAGAGGAAGGTCCACAATGAACTGGAGGAAAAC ttcAAGAGATTCCACAGAGAGGTCATTATTGAGCtggagaagaagacagaaatggATGTTAAATACATGAAT GCCACCTTCAAGCGCTATCAGTCAGAGCACAAGTTGAAGCAGGACTCCCTGGAGCGCTCTCAGACAGACCTGAAGAAGCTCAGGAGGAAAAGCCAGGGCAAGCACTCATCCAAGTATGAGATCAAAGAGAACGAG TACATGGAGACCATCTCATCGCGCCAGATGGACATGCAGAAGTTCATTGCCGACGGCTGCAGAGAGGCGCTGCTGGAAGAAAAGCGGCGTTTCTGTTTCCTGGCGGACAAACACTGCATGTTCTCCTATCAAATTAGCAACTTCCATGAGAAG GCCAAAGAGATGCTGGCTGTGAAGCTCCCCAGCTGGCAGGAAAAGTGCAGCGACATCACCAAGGTCCCAGACACGGTGGAGACAATGATAGATGGGCTTTCCACCACTCCAGAGCAATCGCCACTTGTTGAACGCTACAACAGG AACAACATGGATTCTGCGGTGCCACCTCCAGCACCGCCAATAAAGGCTCAGATCAGTCCACTAGCCAACATGTTCAACCAAGAGCCTAGATCTTCACTCACCTCCTCTTCAGACAAAAACTCAG ACCAGGGCAGCCTTGGAGAGGGCAGTCTGTCTAGGTCCCCATCCTTATCGTCCGGTCTCAACATGGCCAGGAAGCCACGAGTTAGGACCATCTTTCCCCACACGGCGGGCAACAACGACACACTCCTCAGCTTTGACGACGGCGTCATCATCGCTCTGCTCATCTCAGAGGAGAAGGACGGCTGGCTGTACGGAGAGCTAGAGAAGACACGGCA GCGGGGCTGGTTTCCCTCATCTTACTGCAGACCTTATACTGAGCCTGTGATATCGAATAG CAGCAATATGGGCACGCCGGTGCGTAGTCTGAGTGTGGCCAGTCTCCCAGAGCAGGATGAGGAGGGGCCGGTGTTGCTGCCGCCGCCAGACTACAGCGACGAGCTCCCCTCCCGCCCGGCAGTCACCTCAACACCCTCGCCACAGCACACG CAGGTTTCTTTAGTCAATGGGACCGCAAAGGCTCCTTTTCTAGG AGGAGGGAATCCATTCGCCACGGTCAAGCTGAGACCAACTGTCACGAATGACAGATCAGCACCAAACATCTAA
- the baiap2l1a gene encoding brain-specific angiogenesis inhibitor 1-associated protein 2-like protein 1a isoform X2, whose translation MSRTPDGVSKLTESTYKNVMEQFNPGLRNLVNLGKSYEKSVTAMTLAGKVYFDAVSKIGENATVSPVSRELGVVLMEIAEAQRKVHNELEENFKRFHREVIIELEKKTEMDVKYMNATFKRYQSEHKLKQDSLERSQTDLKKLRRKSQGKHSSKYEIKENEYMETISSRQMDMQKFIADGCREALLEEKRRFCFLADKHCMFSYQISNFHEKAKEMLAVKLPSWQEKCSDITKVPDTVETMIDGLSTTPEQSPLVERYNRNNMDSAVPPPAPPIKAQISPLANMFNQEPRSSLTSSSDKNSDQGSLGEGSLSRSPSLSSGLNMARKPRVRTIFPHTAGNNDTLLSFDDGVIIALLISEEKDGWLYGELEKTRQRGWFPSSYCRPYTEPVISNSNMGTPVRSLSVASLPEQDEEGPVLLPPPDYSDELPSRPAVTSTPSPQHTQVSLVNGTAKAPFLGGGNPFATVKLRPTVTNDRSAPNI comes from the exons ATGTCTCGCACTCCAGATGGTGTGAGCAAGCTCACTGAAAGTACATACAAG AATGTGATGGAGCAGTTCAACCCAGGCTTGAGGAACCTGGTCAACCTCGGGAAGAGCTATGAGAAGTCAGTCACAG CGATGACCCTTGCTGGAAAGGTCTATTTCGATGCCGTCTCAAAGATAGGAGAGAACGCTACCGTGTCTCCAGTCTCCAGGGAGCTTG GTGTGGTCCTGATGGAGATAGCAGAGGCCCAGAGGAAGGTCCACAATGAACTGGAGGAAAAC ttcAAGAGATTCCACAGAGAGGTCATTATTGAGCtggagaagaagacagaaatggATGTTAAATACATGAAT GCCACCTTCAAGCGCTATCAGTCAGAGCACAAGTTGAAGCAGGACTCCCTGGAGCGCTCTCAGACAGACCTGAAGAAGCTCAGGAGGAAAAGCCAGGGCAAGCACTCATCCAAGTATGAGATCAAAGAGAACGAG TACATGGAGACCATCTCATCGCGCCAGATGGACATGCAGAAGTTCATTGCCGACGGCTGCAGAGAGGCGCTGCTGGAAGAAAAGCGGCGTTTCTGTTTCCTGGCGGACAAACACTGCATGTTCTCCTATCAAATTAGCAACTTCCATGAGAAG GCCAAAGAGATGCTGGCTGTGAAGCTCCCCAGCTGGCAGGAAAAGTGCAGCGACATCACCAAGGTCCCAGACACGGTGGAGACAATGATAGATGGGCTTTCCACCACTCCAGAGCAATCGCCACTTGTTGAACGCTACAACAGG AACAACATGGATTCTGCGGTGCCACCTCCAGCACCGCCAATAAAGGCTCAGATCAGTCCACTAGCCAACATGTTCAACCAAGAGCCTAGATCTTCACTCACCTCCTCTTCAGACAAAAACTCAG ACCAGGGCAGCCTTGGAGAGGGCAGTCTGTCTAGGTCCCCATCCTTATCGTCCGGTCTCAACATGGCCAGGAAGCCACGAGTTAGGACCATCTTTCCCCACACGGCGGGCAACAACGACACACTCCTCAGCTTTGACGACGGCGTCATCATCGCTCTGCTCATCTCAGAGGAGAAGGACGGCTGGCTGTACGGAGAGCTAGAGAAGACACGGCA GCGGGGCTGGTTTCCCTCATCTTACTGCAGACCTTATACTGAGCCTGTGATATCGAATAG CAATATGGGCACGCCGGTGCGTAGTCTGAGTGTGGCCAGTCTCCCAGAGCAGGATGAGGAGGGGCCGGTGTTGCTGCCGCCGCCAGACTACAGCGACGAGCTCCCCTCCCGCCCGGCAGTCACCTCAACACCCTCGCCACAGCACACG CAGGTTTCTTTAGTCAATGGGACCGCAAAGGCTCCTTTTCTAGG AGGAGGGAATCCATTCGCCACGGTCAAGCTGAGACCAACTGTCACGAATGACAGATCAGCACCAAACATCTAA
- the baiap2l1a gene encoding brain-specific angiogenesis inhibitor 1-associated protein 2-like protein 1a isoform X3, which yields MSRTPDGVSKLTESTYKNVMEQFNPGLRNLVNLGKSYEKSVTAMTLAGKVYFDAVSKIGENATVSPVSRELGVVLMEIAEAQRKVHNELEENFKRFHREVIIELEKKTEMDVKYMNATFKRYQSEHKLKQDSLERSQTDLKKLRRKSQGKHSSKYEIKENEYMETISSRQMDMQKFIADGCREALLEEKRRFCFLADKHCMFSYQISNFHEKAKEMLAVKLPSWQEKCSDITKVPDTVETMIDGLSTTPEQSPLVERYNRNNMDSAVPPPAPPIKAQISPLANMFNQEPRSSLTSSSDKNSDQGSLGEGSLSRSPSLSSGLNMARKPRVRTIFPHTAGNNDTLLSFDDGVIIALLISEEKDGWLYGELEKTRQRGWFPSSYCRPYTEPVISNSSNMGTPVRSLSVASLPEQDEEGPVLLPPPDYSDELPSRPAVTSTPSPQHTVSLVNGTAKAPFLGGGNPFATVKLRPTVTNDRSAPNI from the exons ATGTCTCGCACTCCAGATGGTGTGAGCAAGCTCACTGAAAGTACATACAAG AATGTGATGGAGCAGTTCAACCCAGGCTTGAGGAACCTGGTCAACCTCGGGAAGAGCTATGAGAAGTCAGTCACAG CGATGACCCTTGCTGGAAAGGTCTATTTCGATGCCGTCTCAAAGATAGGAGAGAACGCTACCGTGTCTCCAGTCTCCAGGGAGCTTG GTGTGGTCCTGATGGAGATAGCAGAGGCCCAGAGGAAGGTCCACAATGAACTGGAGGAAAAC ttcAAGAGATTCCACAGAGAGGTCATTATTGAGCtggagaagaagacagaaatggATGTTAAATACATGAAT GCCACCTTCAAGCGCTATCAGTCAGAGCACAAGTTGAAGCAGGACTCCCTGGAGCGCTCTCAGACAGACCTGAAGAAGCTCAGGAGGAAAAGCCAGGGCAAGCACTCATCCAAGTATGAGATCAAAGAGAACGAG TACATGGAGACCATCTCATCGCGCCAGATGGACATGCAGAAGTTCATTGCCGACGGCTGCAGAGAGGCGCTGCTGGAAGAAAAGCGGCGTTTCTGTTTCCTGGCGGACAAACACTGCATGTTCTCCTATCAAATTAGCAACTTCCATGAGAAG GCCAAAGAGATGCTGGCTGTGAAGCTCCCCAGCTGGCAGGAAAAGTGCAGCGACATCACCAAGGTCCCAGACACGGTGGAGACAATGATAGATGGGCTTTCCACCACTCCAGAGCAATCGCCACTTGTTGAACGCTACAACAGG AACAACATGGATTCTGCGGTGCCACCTCCAGCACCGCCAATAAAGGCTCAGATCAGTCCACTAGCCAACATGTTCAACCAAGAGCCTAGATCTTCACTCACCTCCTCTTCAGACAAAAACTCAG ACCAGGGCAGCCTTGGAGAGGGCAGTCTGTCTAGGTCCCCATCCTTATCGTCCGGTCTCAACATGGCCAGGAAGCCACGAGTTAGGACCATCTTTCCCCACACGGCGGGCAACAACGACACACTCCTCAGCTTTGACGACGGCGTCATCATCGCTCTGCTCATCTCAGAGGAGAAGGACGGCTGGCTGTACGGAGAGCTAGAGAAGACACGGCA GCGGGGCTGGTTTCCCTCATCTTACTGCAGACCTTATACTGAGCCTGTGATATCGAATAG CAGCAATATGGGCACGCCGGTGCGTAGTCTGAGTGTGGCCAGTCTCCCAGAGCAGGATGAGGAGGGGCCGGTGTTGCTGCCGCCGCCAGACTACAGCGACGAGCTCCCCTCCCGCCCGGCAGTCACCTCAACACCCTCGCCACAGCACACG GTTTCTTTAGTCAATGGGACCGCAAAGGCTCCTTTTCTAGG AGGAGGGAATCCATTCGCCACGGTCAAGCTGAGACCAACTGTCACGAATGACAGATCAGCACCAAACATCTAA